A window of Lagenorhynchus albirostris chromosome 11, mLagAlb1.1, whole genome shotgun sequence contains these coding sequences:
- the CHD4 gene encoding chromodomain-helicase-DNA-binding protein 4 isoform X1 yields MASGLGSPSPCSAGSEEEDMDALLNNSLPPPHPENEEDPEEDLSEAETPKLKKKKKPKKPRDPKIPKSKRQKKERMLLCRQLGDSSGEGPEFVEEDEEVALRSDSEGSDYTPGKKKKKKLGPKKEKKSKSKRKEEEEEDDEDDDSKEPKSSAQLLEDWGMEDIDHVFSEEDYRTLTNYKAFSQFVRPLIAAKNPKIAVSKMMMVLGAKWREFSTNNPFKGSSGASVAAAAAAAVAVVESMVTATEVAPPPPPVEVPIRKAKTKEGKGPNARRKPKGSPRVPDAKKPKPKKVAPLKIKLGGFGSKRKRSSSEDDDLDVESDFDDASINSYSVSDGSTSRSSRSRKKLRTTKKKKKGEEEVTAVDGYETDHQDYCEVCQQGGEIILCDTCPRAYHMVCLDPDMEKAPEGKWSCPHCEKEGIQWEAKEDNSEGEEILEEVGGDPEEEDDHHMEFCRVCKDGGELLCCDACPSSYHIHCLNPPLPEIPNGEWLCPRCTCPALKGKVQKILIWKWGQPPSPTPVPRPPDADPNTPSPKPLEGRPERQFFVKWQGMSYWHCSWVSELQLELHCQVMFRNYQRKNDMDEPPSGDFGGDEEKSRKRKNKDPKFAEMEERFYRYGIKPEWMMIHRILNHSVDKKGHVHYLIKWRDLPYDQASWESEDVEIQDYDLFKQSYWNHRELMRGEEGRPGKKLKKVKLRKLERPPETPTVDPTVKYERQPEYLDATGGTLHPYQMEGLNWLRFSWAQGTDTILADEMGLGKTVQTAVFLYSLYKEGHSKGPFLVSAPLSTIINWEREFEMWAPDMYVVTYVGDKDSRAIIRENEFSFEDNAIRGGKKASRMKKEASVKFHVLLTSYELITIDMAILGSIDWACLIVDEAHRLKNNQSKFFRVLNGYSLQHKLLLTGTPLQNNLEELFHLLNFLTPERFHNLEGFLEEFADIAKEDQIKKLHDMLGPHMLRRLKADVFKNMPSKTELIVRVELSPMQKKYYKYILTRNFEALNARGGGNQVSLLNVVMDLKKCCNHPYLFPVAAMEAPKMPNGMYDGSALIRASGKLLLLQKMLKNLKEGGHRVLIFSQMTKMLDLLEDFLEHEGYKYERIDGGITGNMRQEAIDRFNAPGAQQFCFLLSTRAGGLGINLATADTVIIYDSDWNPHNDIQAFSRAHRIGQNKKVMIYRFVTRASVEERITQVAKKKMMLTHLVVRPGLGSKTGSMSKQELDDILKFGTEELFKDEATDGGGDNKEGEDSSVIHYDDKAIERLLDRNQDETEDTELQGMNEYLSSFKVAQYVVREEEMGEEEEVEREIIKQEESVDPDYWEKLLRHHYEQQQEDLARNLGKGKRIRKQVNYNDGSQEDRGVCGRPRPQPMGRSTRAVGPAHLPSLPPDWQDDQSDNQSDYSVASEEGDEDFDERSEAPRRPSRKGLRNDKDKPLPPLLARVGGNIEVLGFNARQRKAFLNAIMRYGMPPQDAFTTQWLVRDLRGKSEKEFKAYVSLFMRHLCEPGADGAETFADGVPREGLSRQHVLTRIGVMSLIRKKVQEFEHVNGRWSMPELAEVEENKKMSQPGSPSPKTPTPSTPGDTQPNTPAPAPPAEDGIKIEENSLKEEDSAEGEKEVKSAAPEATVECTQPPAPASEDEKVLVEPPEGEEKVEKAEVKERTEEPMETDPKGIADVEKVEEKSAVDLIPIVVEDKEEKKEEEEKKEVMLQNGETPKDLNDEKQKKNIKQRFMFNIADGGFTELHSLWQNEERAATVTKKTYEIWHRRHDYWLLAGIINHGYARWQDIQNDPRYAILNEPFKGEMNRGNFLEIKNKFLARRFKLLEQALVIEEQLRRAAYLNMSEDPSHPSMALNTRFAEVECLAESHQHLSKESMAGNKPANAVLHKVLKQLEELLSDMKADVTRLPATIARIPPVAVRLQMSERNILSRLANRAPEPPPQQVAQQQ; encoded by the exons AAAACGAAGAGGACCCGGAAGAGGATTTGTCAGAAGCAGAGACTCCAAagctcaagaaaaagaaaaagcctaagAAACCTCGGGACCCTAAAATCCCTAAGAGCAAGCGCCAAAAAAAGGAG CGTATGCTCTTATGCCGGCAGCTGGGGGACAGCTCTGGGGAGGGGCCGGAGTTTGTGGAGGAGGACGAAGAGGTGGCTCTGCGCTCAGACAGTGAGGGCAGCGACTATACCCCtggcaagaagaagaagaagaagctcggacctaagaaagaaaagaagagtaaGTCCAAgcggaaagaggaagaggaggaggatgacGAAGACGATGATTCAAAG GAGCCTAAATCATCTGCTCAGCTCCTGGAAGACTGGGGCATGGAAGACATTGACCACGTGTTCTCAGAGGAGGATTATCGCACTCTCACCAACTACAAGGCCTTCAGCCAGTTTGTCCG ACCCCTCATTGCTGCCAAAAACCCCAAGATCGCTGTCTCCAAGATGATGATGGTTTTGGGTGCGAAGTGGCGGGAGTTCAGCACCAACAACCCCTTCAAAGGCAGTTCTGGGGCTTCTGTGGCAGCAGCGGCAGCTGCGGCAGTGGCCGTGGTGGAGAGCATGGTGACGGCCACTGAAGTGGCACCTCCTCCGCCCCCTGTGGAGGTGCCTATCCGCAAGGCCAAGACCAAGGAGGGCAAAG GTCCCAATGCTCGGAGGAAGCCCAAGGGCAGCCCTCGTGTCCCTGACGCCAAGAAGCCTAAGCCCAAGAAAGTAGCTCCCCTGAAAATCAAGCTGGGAGGTTTCGGTTCTAAGCGTAAGAGATCCTCG AGTGAGGATGACGACCTAGATGTGGAGTCTGACTTCGATGATGCCAGTATCAATAGCTACTCTGTTTCTGATGGTTCTACCAGCCGCAGTAGCCGCAGCCGCAAGAAACTCCGGACcacgaaaaagaaaaagaaag GCGAGGAGGAGGTGACTGCTGTGGATGGTTATGAGACAGACCACCAGGACTACTGTGAGGTGTGCCAGCAAGGCGGGGAGATCATCCTGTGCGACACCTGCCCCCGAGCTTACCACATGGTCTGCCTGGATCCGGATATGGAGAAGGCTCCCGAGGGCAAGTGGAGCTGCCCACACTGC GAGAAGGAAGGCATCCAGTGGGAGGCTAAAGAGGACAATTCGGAGGGTGAGGAGATCCTGGAAGAGGTGGGGGGAGACCCTGAAGAGGAGGATGACCACCACATGGAGTTCTGTCGGGTCTGCAAGGATGGGGGGGAGCTGCTGTGCTGCGATGCCTGTCCTTCCTCCTACCACATCCACTGCCTGAACCCGCCCCTTCCAGAGATCCCCAACGGAGAGTGGCTCTGTCCCCGCTGTACG TGTCCAGCTCTTAAGGGCAAAGTTCAGAAGATCCTAATCTGGAAGTGGGGTCAGCCACCATCTCCCACACCAGTGCCTCGGCCCCCAGATGCTGATCCCAATACTCCATCCCCCAAGCCCTTGGAGGGGCGGCCGGAGCGGCAGTTCTTTGTGAAATGGCAAGGCATGTCGTATTGGCACTGCTCCTGGGTGTCTGAACTGCAG TTGGAGCTGCACTGTCAGGTGATGTTCCGGAACTATCAGCGGAAGAATGACATGGATGAGCCGCCCTCCGGGGACTTCGGTGGCGATGAAGAGAAGAGCCGAAAGCGGAAGAACAAGGACCCCAAGTTTGCAGAGATGGAGGAACGCTTCTATCGCTACGGGATCAAACCCGAGTGGATGATGATCCACCGGATTCTCAACCACAG CGTGGACAAGAAGGGCCATGTCCACTACTTGATCAAGTGGCGGGACTTGCCCTATGATCAGGCCTCCTGGGagagtgaggatgtggagatacAGGACTACGACCTGTTCAAGCAGAGCTATTGGAATCACAG GGAGTTGATGAGGGGTGAGGAAGGACGACCAGGCAAAAAGCTCAAGAAGGTGAAGCTGAGGAAGTTGGAAAGGCCCCCTGAAACCCCAACGGTTGAC CCAACAGTGAAATATGAGCGACAGCCAGAGTACCTGGACGCTACAGGTGGAACCTTGCACCCCTATCAGATGGAGGGTTTGAACTGGTTGCGCTTCTCCTGGGCTCAAGGCACCGACACCATCCTGGCTGACGAGATGGGCCTTGGGAAGACCGTTCAGACCGCAGTCTTCCTCTACTCCCTCTACAAGGAG GGTCATTCCAAAGGCCCCTTCCTAGTGAGCGCCCCTCTTTCTACCATCATCAACTGGGAGCGGGAGTTTGAAATGTGGGCTCCAGATATGTATGTGGTGACCTACGTGGGTGACAAAGACAGCCGTGCCATCATCCGAGAGAATGAGTTCTCCTTTGAGGACAATGCCATTCGTGGCGGCAAGAAGGCTTCCCGCATGAAG AAAGAGGCATCTGTGAAATTCCACGTGCTGCTGACGTCCTATGAGTTGATCACCATTGACATGGCCATCTTGGGCTCTATTGACTGGGCCTGCCTCATCGTGGATGAAGCCCATCGGCTCAAGAACAATCAGTCTAAG TTCTTCCGGGTCTTAAACGGTTACTCGCTCCAGCACAAGCTGTTGCTGACAGGGACTCCATTACAGAACAACCTGGAAGAGTTGTTTCACCTGCTCAACTTCCTCACCCCTGAGAGGTTCCA caacttggaaggcttcttggaggagttCGCTGACATTGCCAAGGAGGACCAGATTAAAAAGCTGCACGACATGCTGGGGCCTCACATGTTGCGGCGGCTCAAAGCTGACGTGTTCAAGAACATGCCTTCCAAGACAGAACTGATTGTGCGTGTGGAGTTGAGCCCTATGCAGAA GAAATACTACAAGTACATCCTCACTCGAAACTTTGAAGCGCTCAATGCTCGAGGTGGCGGCAACCAGGTCTCTTTGCTAAACGTCGTGATGGATCTTAAAAAGTGCTGCAACCACCCGTATCTTTTCCCCGTGGCTGCCATG GAAGCCCCTAAGATGCCTAATGGCATGTATGATGGCAGTGCCCTAATCAGAGCATCTGGGAAGTTATTGCTGCTTCAGAAGATGCTCAAGAACCTTAAGGAGGGTGGGCACCGTGTACTCATCTTCTCCCAG atgaccaAGATGCTGGACCTGCTAGAGGATTTCTTGGAACACGAAGGTTATAAATATGAACGTATTGATGGTGGAATCACTGGGAACATGCGTCAGGAGGCCATTGACCGCTTCAATG CACCAGGTGCTCAGCAGTTCTGCTTCTTGCTTTCCACTCGAGCTGGGGGCCTTGGAATCAATCTGGCCACTGCTGACACAGTTATTATCTATGACTCTGACTGGAACCCCCATAATGACATCCAG GCCTTTAGCAGAGCTCACCGTATTGGGCAGAATAAGAAGGTGATGATCTATCGGTTTGTGACCCGTGCGTCAGTAGAAGAGCGCATCACGCAGGTGGCAAAGAAGAAGATGATGCTGACGCATCTAGTTGTTCGGCCTGGGCTGGGCTCCAAGACTGGATCCATGTCCAAACAGGAGCTTGATGACATCCTCAAGTTTGGCACTGAGGAGCTATTCAAGGACGAAGCCACAGATGGAG GAGGAGACAacaaagagggagaagacagcaGTGTTATCCACTATGATGATAAGGCCATTGAACGACTGCTGGACCGGAACCAGGATGAGACAGAAGATACGGAATTGCAGGGCATGAATGAATATTTGAGCTCATTCAAAGTGGCCCAGTATGTGGTGCGAGAAGAAGAAATGGGG gaggaagaggaggtagAACGGGAAATCATAAAACAGGAAGAAAGTGTGGATCCTGACTACTGGGAGAAATTGCTGCGGCACCATTATGAGCAGCAGCAAGAAGATCTGGCCCGCAATCTgggcaaaggaaaaagaatccGTAAACAGGTCAACTACAATGATGGCTCCCAGGAGGACCGAGGTGTGTGTGGCCGGCCCCGCCCCCAACCCATGGGCCGTTCCACTAGAGCAGTGGGCCCCGCTcatctgccctctctccctccagatTGGCAGGACGACCAGTCCGACAACCAGTCCGATTATTCAGTGGCCTCAGAGGAAGGTGATGAAGACTTTGATGAACGTTCAGAAG CTCCCCGCAGGCCCAGTCGCAAGGGCCTGCGGAATGATAAAGATAAGCCATTGCCTCCTCTGTTGGCCCGTGTTGGTGGGAATATTGAA GTTCTTGGCTTTAATGCTCGTCAGCGAAAAGCCTTTCTCAATGCGATTATGCGGTATGGGATGCCACCTCAGGACGCTTTTACCACCCAGTGGCTTGTGAGAGATCTGCGAGGCAAGTCAGAGAAGGAGTTCAA GGCTTACGTCTCTCTTTTTATGCGGCATTTATGTGAGCCGGGAGCAGACGGGGCCGAGACCTTTGCTGATGGTGTACCCCGAGAAGGCCTGTCTCGCCAGCACGTCCTTACTAGGATTGGTGTCATGTCCTTGATTCGCAAGAAG GTTCAGGAGTTTGAACATGTTAATGGGCGCTGGAGCATGCCCGAACTTGCGGAAGtagaggaaaacaagaaaatgtcACAGCCAGGGTCACCTTCCCCAAAGACTCCCACACCCTCCACTCCAGGGGACACACAACCCAATACTCCTGCACCTGCCCCACCTGCTG AGGATGGgataaaaatagaggaaaatagcCTCAAAGAAGAAGACAGtgcagaaggagaaaaggaagtgaaATCTGCAGCCCCTGAAGCCACTGTTGAG TGTAcacagccccctgcccctgcctcagAGGATGAAAAAGTCCTTGTTGAGCCTcctgagggagaggagaaagtggAAAAGGCAGAGGTCAAGGAGAGAACAGAGGAACCAATGGAGACAGATCCCAAAG GTATTGCTGATgtggagaaggtggaggagaagTCAGCAGTCGATCTGATTCCCATTGTGGTGGAGGACAAAG aggagaagaaagaagaagaagagaaaaaagaggtgATGCTTCAGAATGGAGAGACCCCCAAGGACCTGAATGatgagaagcagaagaaaaatattaaacagcGTTTCATGTTCAACATTGCAGATGGCGGTTTTACTG AGTTGCACTCCCTCTGGCAGAATGAGGAGCGGGCAGCCACGGTCACCAAGAAGACTTACGAGATCTGGCACCGACGGCACGACTACTGGCTGCTGGCTGGCATCATAAA CCATGGCTATGCCCGGTGGCAGGACATCCAGAATGACCCACGCTATGCTATCCTCAATGAGCCTTTCAAGGGTGAAATGAACCGTGGCAATTTCTTAGAGATCAAGAATAAGTTTCTAGCCCGAAGGTTCAAG CTCTTAGAACAAGCCCTGGTGATTGAGGAGCAGCTGCGTCGGGCGGCTTACCTGAACATGTCAGAGGACCCCTCTCACCCTTCCATGGCCCTGAACACCCGCTTTGCTGAGGTGGAGTGTTTGGCAGAGAGTCATCAGCACCTGTCCAAGGAGTCGATGGCGGGAAACAAGCCAGCAAATGCGGTCCTGCACAAAG TTCTGAAACAGCTAGAAGAACTGCTGAGTGACATGAAAGCCGATGTGACTCGACTCCCAGCTACTATTGCCCGAATTCCCCCAGTTGCTGTGAGGCTACAGATGTCAGAGCGTAATATTCTCAGTCGCCTGGCAAACCGGGCACCTGAACCACCTCCACAGCAG GTAGCCCAGCAGCAGTGA